The window AAGCAATCTCATCCTCTTGTTCCTCTAGAGTGGAAGCAAAGCACTGAGTTGCAGGGGTCACAAGTTGAGGTGAAATCAATCCTCTCCGAGGGAAGCAGCCCCATGTTGGTTGGAAGTTATTTTAAGACGGCTCGATAATGTGGAGGCATGCTTGGAATTCTGATGCCTgagcaccatcatcatcatgctcATTAACATGCAAACATCACTCATGGGGATTACCCTTGGTGAAGCTTCTTGTTCCCGGGCAGACCAATGGGCGCTCCTGCTTCGGCTCTTCTTTCTGTGTTTATTAATACACCTAAACACATTTGAGGTTGTCTTAGTCACACATAGCTGCAGTCAAACTGTGGAGGGTGCAGGGGGGGCGGGGTTGTGGATCTTCATACCCGCTCTCGCTCATTTCGCTTTGTCATTTGGAGCAACCGGATCCATCCACAGGCCGGAGAACAAGTAAGGGATTTTTAGTTCAATTTGAATGAAGCATCTGGgaaaagtaaagacaatttgaaGTGGTGTGAGGTTAAAAGTTGCTCGTGGTTATAATGGGAATCTAAAATGGGTCAGCAAATATATCTTTTGGACTGCATCAAGACAGCTGACACGGTTTGTATATTTACATGAGGCAACCCGAGATTTTTTCAGCTGTCGTTGGAATAACCACGTTGGCCCACTGCTGTTCGTTGCCAAAGTATTCACACAGACTGTTATTTCTTTTCTTCAGGGGATGGATCGTGAAGTTGACGCAAACAGCAGTTTGAAGCGTTAGAACCTCGCTATGGAGGACGACAGCGATCCGCCCTTTGATTTCGCGCCTCTCTTCATCCAAGAAGAAAATGCTGATCCCGAGAGTAACTGGTCGGCTTTCACGAGGACGCAGGTGAGTCAGCCGTCTTTGATGGGGACGTACTTGCGCCAGATGGACGACTTACTCGAGAGGCGCGAGGAGTCAGATGCAGAAGAGATGCTCGGCCAAAGAGAAATGTATTTTACCGCCCCGGAAGAAGACATGCCCGTCACTTCGGCGGGAAGCGAACTGAGCGACACCATGGTGCGATATGAAGATCAACTCATGGGGATGTTGGCCATGCTGGAGAGCTGTATGGAGGAGGCGGAAACCGATTTTCAGGAGTATGTCCATGTGAATAAAGTCGTTGAATCTGAATCGGACCTTCACGAGCGTTCCGAGCCAGCGGTTGCTTGCGCTTCCAAAGTGGATGATATCAATGTCGCGGAATTTCCACCCGAAGCCTTGGAGATGAATTTTGCAGTGGATGGATTTGAGGAACTGAAGTGTCAGATGGAGGAGTGCATTGAGGAGCTGCAGCGCttagagaggaggaggaaggaccTACTGGCGGAAGTGCTGGAGCTGAGGCGGCAGGAACTCCAAGAAGAACCGGAGGAAAACATTTCAAGCACAGTAAGCCAGGTGATGGCAGTGTTaagaaaggaggaggaagaccgGAGAGAGGAGAGAAAGAAGGAGGTGGGGCTCCTTAGGTCAGAAGTGGCCGAAGAAGAGCGGCGAGTGTGGAAGGTGGAAATGGAAAAGCAGGAGTTGCTCAACCAGATGCGCAAGCTGAAGATGCAGTTGTTCACCAAAACCAGGGAGAACGCCTACACCCGGGCGGCCCTCAACAAGCGACGCCACGAAATGGATCTCCAGAAGAGAGATGAGGTAACTTTCAACTTTCAAATCAAATTTCAGGATTTATCCATAGCCTTCATTCCATTCACCAGGAGAAGCTACAGACCTCGCTCCAGCAAATGACCGAGGAGGGCTCGCAGATCAGGTCGGCCCATCAACAACGTCTCCAGGACCTTCGAGAGGAGCTTCGACTTTGCAACGCCGGCCGGATCTGCAAGGCGACACAGGAGGAACTACCCGAGAGGAACTCCTGCAAGGACATCCAGCAGTACCTGCAGGACAGTTTGAAGGACCTCCAGAACAAGTGCTGGATTTCACTCAACAATTCACCTTCCCGTCTAGCGCGATTCCTCAACTTCTCATCTTGGCCTTGCAGGTATGAACCCATGTTGCTGGCCCTTCAGAAGAGGAAAGAGACAACAACCGGCGCTTGTGTAAAAGCTAAAGAGCAGACCCGGGAGCTCAAGGCCCAGCTTGGACCCCTGCGGGAAGAGACGCAAACGCAGGTCCTGCAGAGAGCCTGCTTGGAGGAGAAACTCAAACTTGTTCACATCCAGATGAGAGAAGATGCCGAGCACTATGAGGTGACGCAAGATCCTGACGTGTTGATCAAAGCAGACGTTACAAGACACTTTATTTCAGGAGAACATCCGTTGTCTCGAGAGGAGCAGCAGAGAGTTGAAGACGGAGTTGACCATCCAGAAAAGACAAATCAAAGAGGCGGCAGAGTTGCGAGATCACCTTTCCAAACAACTCCTCCTATATAGGTGAGATGTCGAGGATTTTTCTTTGGCGTTTTACTAATGCAATCTTTTCTGACAGGTCTGCTGCGGGGGACCACCAGACACCCGAACATCAAAAAAAACCTCTCTAGATAAGTTTTTGATACGCAGAAGAGTATAGAATGCACTTTACACATCATTTTGCATTGTTTACCAAATTAGTTTGAtgtgttctttaaaaaaaaaaaaaaaaaaaacatgaaatcaaACTTGTTAATCCCTTTTTTTGTTCTCGAATACATCCTTCCATTTATTTTCCACCGAACGGACTCCTGCTGCAGAAACTTTTAATGACAATACCATTTTTACACGAACGAGCGGCTCTGCCTCTGTCCATGGTCTCCTCAAATCCTTCgtaagttaccgtaattttcggactataagtcgtgttttttttcatagtttgggtgggggtgcgacttatacacatatatatgtttttttttcacttttttgggcattttatggctggtgcgacttatactccggtgcgacttatagtccgaaaattacggtacatttcaGGAAGTGCTTGAGGAAGTGCCGAACTGCCACCAGGTAAAAAGCGAATACTATTTTAGACTAGCGATTTATTTATCCTGTTACCCAGTTGCATGATCAATATTACATTTATTGCATTGGTTTGTTTTTGTGACAATTTATTGCAGAAAAGTTCAAAATAGTTGTTAATTACATTGCAATcaaaatgagataaaaaaaaaaaaaaaaagactcctcCAGGTCACTCTCACGACCAATAGaggaaccattttttttctcccattgcTTTTTACAGATGTGCACATTAGCCGGATTGCTGGCCTTTGCCGCTGTTTGACACGTCCACGCTCGACCTCTATAAAGATTATTCCAAGTGAAACCGCTTGTCAGCTGTAAATAATATACCATAGGCTTTTTGTTCTCGggtttgtcatttgtcattttatgaTTTCCTTTAAGTCCTTTGCACTTTGCACCTACTTAGATCTCATCATAAGAAACAGCTCACAGTTTTGTGCGTgcgtataccccccccccccccccccgaaaaaaatgCAAGATGCTCACTGAGCCCATTTGCACGATCGAAGTTTCCATGTTAACAGCAGCCATTAAAAGGGATCATTCATAATTTCTGTCGACCTTGTAACTTTGGCAGACCATGCCACTaaattaattatatttattgttaGTATCATCAAATTACTTGATGTATTTCATTACTCGAAAGATAAACAGTGACCTCGTCCTCTTTTGACTTCATAAAAGGGCTGGTTAATCACTACCTACTATGAGCGGGGAAGTAATTGAATTGACATTCAGGACATTATGCAAACATTttgatttccttttcgggctatTTTTAGATTCCGTGTGTGTGCCCAGAATTTACCCTTTGGCCGAACGATCGCAAAGAACCTTGTCAACTTTCTGCGGATGCTATGAGACATTATTTTTGtggttgtgtgcgtgtttgaacTTTAAGGctaaaaaaagcttcttttattttgtatcTGTTAAATAAAGTGCAGATGTACACCGGGTTTGCCTTTCTACATGATATTGCGTAAGTAGGCTCAACTTTTATTGAGTGACATATAGCCATAGAGCCTCGGTCTCTCTCAAAAACCTCCTTTGTTATGATGCCAGAATTCCTTCCCACTCCCCCACAAGTCATGAAGTATAACTACAAACTACTCATCTCCCAAAAGACGACAATATCAGATTCTTTACAGAAGgtaagaacacaaaaaaaaaaagcaaagacgtGCTCAGGAGGTTCCTTTTCAGGAATGCAAAGATAGTTCATGATAACATCTGCAGAGGTTACTGCTCCTGATGTTTCTGCATTTCGTTTTCAAAAGCTTCATTGGCGTACGGGTTTAGTCCCCCTGGTGTAGAAGACCTCTTCCTGACCTTTTGGATTCCTTTGTAGAGAGCCATCAGTGGGATGGGAACCACTGGCACTGTACAAAGGAGGACGATTATGCCAAACACAAAGTCTGGGTAGGGCTTCGTCTCTGTTTTGGGAAAGAGTTCCTGAAGCAAAGGAGGAAATTGTGTACATTCAGGAATCCggccataaatatatatatatatttgaagtTACTTACATAAGCAGGATTCCATGCAGGGTATGTGGGATGTTTCTGGGCTTGGAGGACCACATATGCAATTAACACGACCAGAAGCATTAAAGGACTGATGAAAGTCCAACAAAATCTCCAATAAATATTTGGCCTCTTCCCAGTCATGAAATAGATGTCTTCACTGAAACTGAGGAGACAAAAAGGACATACAGGTGAATTTTGTGCTGCAAACTGACTTGGATTGTggacactggcggagctagagggggttCGGCGAGGGCACTGAACCCCCCCCTGAAATATGTTGACTATTCCGGgcattttttccacattttatcCATCCCCCGTAAGTAATTTAAAACTTATCTTTATAGAGTATTTTTGAagatttttctttactttgtaAGTTTTTGTTTTGCGAAGATAACATCGACAACGCCCCCTCCAGGAAAataatcctagctccgccagtgattgCGCAAGATAAGAACGAATCAATACTTTCTCATTCCATAGATATAAACGACTCCGATAAGTTCAAAAAGCGCAATAATGAGCAGGGGAACCGAGCCCACGTAGCTGTTGAAGACCTCCACCCAGTAGTTTCCAGAACCCATGGTGAAAATGAGCGAAAtcaaaaatgaaatcaagcagAAGGCCCCTGCAAATGTCACacagaaaatgcacaaaatcATTGACTGGAAACAAAGGCAGCCTTTTGACTTAATAGCAACAAAATGTCACGAACCTGTAATAAGTGATTGGGGTACCGACTTGGGTAGCAGATTGAGGTCATTGAAGGGCCTTAGGACTCCCTCTGCGTTACCAAACATGCAGGAGAGTCCTAAACTGAAGAGCATTAGGAAAAACAATAACGCCCATATCTGCGAACCCGGCATCGCCAGTACCGCTTCGGTGAACACGATAAAAGCCAGGCCGGTTCCAGAAGCGCTCTGTGATTAAAAAGAAATAGTTCACATTTTTCTCTGGTACATTGAGTGCAATTAAATGAAATGGGAGGAAACAACCCGTGAGAATGCACGGATGGATGCGTGTTCACAATGACTTCACCTGGTCAAGGAAAGTTTTCAGGACGCAGGGTCTCAGTTGTAGACTGGCCAGCTCATCTGGATTTGTTTGATTCAGATACTTAATCCAGTGGTCATAATTGTCCCTTGTTATATTCTGGTCAGAAAACTCAAAGTGGTTGGTCAAAGCCAAGATGTTTCtgcaaataaacattttttttttttgtattcgtcGAGATATTTCAAGGAGGCATAATAGTAGATTGGAACGTGCCTTTGAATATTCTCATTCATCCAGCTAATTTATTCTCAGGGCATTTAATTGATCTCTGCTAAAATGTTCTGGTCATCTCAGAAGACTTTTTGGCCTGTCACCCGAACAGGCTTTATCAGTTCATGCACAAGGCTAGGGTAGGACTGCACTAGCCTTTGTCTTGATGTGGACACTCAACTGTTTATCTCCTAAGTTAGTGACACCCCTGCCCCCTCAAAACCACCAATGGTATCACCCACACCCAAGCTATGGCTGTCCTAATGTTGAACTAATAAAGCCTGATCAATATGTCTTCCAGACCAGATCGATTCAATGCCCTGAGAATAGATCTGAGCATCTGTACGTACTCTTCTAGACAGGTGTTAAAACCGGCGTTCGCTTTAAAACCCAGGATGGCAAAGATGGAAATGGCGGCGTATAGAGACGTGCCGCTGTTTATTAATCCAACGATGACTGCGTCCTTCTCGCAGTTGTTTCTAGTACACACAGAACAGTGCACATCAAAGAGCGGACTACACAAGTACTCGTGACGAGTTTCTACAATATACTTCTCATTAGCGTAGCTGGAGATGGCTATCAGGCCTCCAAAGGCCACGGAAAGCGAGAAGAAGATCTGGGTCGAGGCGTCTAACCACACTTGAGGGTTCTTCAGTATCTCCCACTGAAAACAGAGACATCAGGCTCTCGTAAAGCTCAAACGTCCGCCCAAAAGTGAAGGCACTTACATCTGGAGTGAAGAGATACACCAGTCCATCTGCAGCACCGGATAAGGTGAGGGCACGGACCAGAAAAATGGTGAGTACCACGTAGGGTAAGGTGGTTGTCACATACACAGCCTAAATTGTATAACATTCATTGAACGACATGGAGAATTGGTCTTGACCATGTTTGCTGTCTACTGACCTTCCCCACAGACTGGATTCCCCTGATCATACAGATATACATGATCAACCAGGCGCAGGCCAGGCAGACCACCAACCACCACTGAAGAGAACCGCTGATCGAAATGTCAGTGGTGATGTTGAGGGTCTGACGGTACCAGAAGTAATTGACCGGGGTGCTCTTCGCGCATTCTTCATTCAAGCCTGCACGGATCATTGATAAGGTAACAAAACAATATCTGTGGTTATTGATTTTCACAAGTTGGAGAAATGTTTGACAAATTAGCAAAGAAACTGTTGAtgtcaattgaaaaaaaatgggacccgGGGTAGAGCCTTGGGGCACTCCTTTGGTAACGCCCAGAATAGAAGTGAAACTAGTCCTATGCGCACATTGTGTTCTGGTTGGTTTCATGGAATTACCTGTACGGTTATCGTTGAGTGGACACTGGCTCCATGGCAGAGGGTTCTGGAAGGAGTTGAAAAAGTACCAAAAGACCCAGGCCAGGATGGTATTATAGAAATTGCACACCAGGAACGATACAATCATGGAGCCAATGCCTACGTGGAGAAAATAACATCCAAACAAACTCCCAATTTCATGGACAGAGAGATCCCGGGACACCCACCCACTCCACCCAGAAAGGGCGAGATGTTCTTCCACACTCCGATGCTTCCTTTGCGGAGCCTCTGTCCAATTGCCATCTCCAAGTAGAGCAAGGGGAGACCCTCAAACACCAATGCAATCAGGTAGGGGATGAGGAACGCTCCTGAGAATGTAAACAGTAGTACTAAATTTCTGAAACGGCTCTTTAATAATAGTTAAGCGTTGTTCTGGGCAACACCTGCCGTGCCAATTAATCAAGCTGATAACCCCCGCTGCACATTAATGTGGTTCAATATTTGTACAGCTTGACCTTCACTGTCAACTATCAGGAAGTGAATCAAGACCAGCGCTCTAACTCACTCAACGTGGGAAACGGAATAAGTCACTCACCTCCTCCATAAATCTGACACAGGTAGGGGAAACGCCAAACATTTCCAATGCCGACTGCAAAACCGATGCAGGTCAGCATGTACTCAATCTTGTTGTTCCATGTGACTTCCTCCTGCACATCTCTTGCTTTGTCCATCGTGCACCGGCCAAATATTGCGGGGCGATTCCAGGATTGTCCCTAAAGTCCTTTAATGGTAACATGCACTCAAATGAACGTTGAAGCTCTCCGTTTTGTTCTCACCTGAGTGTGGAGGTTTTCCAATGTGCGGGCTTGTCTTTTATCAGCTGTCTTTGGCTCCCTTGGGGGCTGTCCTTCGGTGTCCTATCAGCAGCTTCCAGTCAGCTTACTGGTGCAGATGACAATTTAACCTTTGTGTACTCTTGAGAtaagacttttgttttttatgacaGACATTAAAGCATCAAACAGCACAAATATGCAAAGATGAACCATGATGGTTTAGTGCCATTTATTTAATATAGCAGCGTGGTAACTTCATGATTAATGGATAACCTGTCATTGTTTCGTTGACCTCAAAATATGCAAAGTTTTATGGGATTTAATGTCCCGTGCAGTATACGGGAATTGAAGGAGTATATGACGAACGCGGGCAGTTTTTGCTTGAAAGTCAAATAGTTCACAAATGAACGGTTTTAAATGTGTCAGCGTCAACAATTGACTCATCTGGATGGAATGCATCAACGCAAGAAAAGTAACCATTTAGCGCTAATACGGCGCCCTCAGCACTTTTTATCAGCTGTAACATTTTGTACTGGCTGATTTGTACGCAAACCCGGAGCAGACGTTTGAAAAAGGTTTTGCTTTCCGCAAATGCGTGCTAATTGCTCATAACACAAGGTTTTGATTCAATCGATTGGATGATGGCATATAGAGTTCCTTCTCAGCCAAGGATGCAACAGAAAATAGGCTCAAGGTGTATTTAATATATGTATTCACTCACGTGCAGCATCATCTGATAATTCAATCTGCACCCGTTCAACCCAGAAGAGGCCACACTTGAGCCAAAGCTCTTTAATGAGACACTAGTCATAAACCAGCACCAGTAAAGCAGCCGTACAATCAATAAAGATGGCGAGTTGAGAATCGGCCAGGTATTTTACTACATTCTGTGCACGGTGTGGACTTTGACTTACACTTGGTATTTTTCCATGAAAAAGTCCAAGCCATTTATTTTTCCATAAGTTCCAATGTGTGCCGAAAGTACCGACATTAAAATATAGTGATCGTATCACtaacatgatgaaaaaaaatcacatcataAATGAATTCCATTGTAGCAAATCTATTGTataaatgcagaaaaaaaacatgccgtTATGTTAACAAACGCTACATGGACTGCTCCTGCTCCGGCAGGGAATTCTCCATGGAAACCCTGTACGGGTTGACATTACGCCTGGACGTGTTCTTGATGCTGTGGTACAAAGCCACGACGAGGATGGGACTCAACGGGACCGAACTGAGCAATACGCTGACGGCAACCAACCAGCCCGGGTAAGGCTTGACCTCAGTTTGGGGAAATAgttcctaaaaaaaaacagagacatCTTTTCAAACTAGAAGTCAAATGAGAAATGTACAATTTGCTTACATAATCAGGATTCCATGTGCCAAAGGTGGGAGCATGCTGTGCCTCCAGAGCCACGTACGCAATCAATACCGAGATAATCATCACCGGACTGATGATAGTCCAACAGATTCTCCAGTAAAGACAGGGATTCTTCCCGGTCATTAAAAAGATGTCGTGACTGAATCTTGAGGAGAAAGAGGAAAACaaatgactcttttttttttttttacagcaagaTATAAGAAGAAATTCAGACCTTTTCATTCCGCGGACATACGACACTCCAATCACTTCGAAAAACGCAATAATGAGGAGTGGGATGGAGCCCACGTAAGTGTTGAACACCTCAACCCAGTAGTTCCCCGAACCCATGGTGAAGATGAGCGAAATCAAAAAGGCAGTCAAGCAGATGagccctgcaaaaaaaaaaaaaaaatggcaactaTCTTCTCACTTTCCATCTCATTGATTTTCACGTACCTGT of the Syngnathus typhle isolate RoL2023-S1 ecotype Sweden linkage group LG20, RoL_Styp_1.0, whole genome shotgun sequence genome contains:
- the sync gene encoding trichohyalin, with product MEDDSDPPFDFAPLFIQEENADPESNWSAFTRTQVSQPSLMGTYLRQMDDLLERREESDAEEMLGQREMYFTAPEEDMPVTSAGSELSDTMVRYEDQLMGMLAMLESCMEEAETDFQEYVHVNKVVESESDLHERSEPAVACASKVDDINVAEFPPEALEMNFAVDGFEELKCQMEECIEELQRLERRRKDLLAEVLELRRQELQEEPEENISSTVSQVMAVLRKEEEDRREERKKEVGLLRSEVAEEERRVWKVEMEKQELLNQMRKLKMQLFTKTRENAYTRAALNKRRHEMDLQKRDEEKLQTSLQQMTEEGSQIRSAHQQRLQDLREELRLCNAGRICKATQEELPERNSCKDIQQYLQDSLKDLQNKYEPMLLALQKRKETTTGACVKAKEQTRELKAQLGPLREETQTQVLQRACLEEKLKLVHIQMREDAEHYEENIRCLERSSRELKTELTIQKRQIKEAAELRDHLSKQLLLYRSAAGDHQTPEHQKKPL
- the LOC133144323 gene encoding sodium-dependent neutral amino acid transporter B(0)AT1-like, whose product is MDKARDVQEEVTWNNKIEYMLTCIGFAVGIGNVWRFPYLCQIYGGGAFLIPYLIALVFEGLPLLYLEMAIGQRLRKGSIGVWKNISPFLGGVGIGSMIVSFLVCNFYNTILAWVFWYFFNSFQNPLPWSQCPLNDNRTGLNEECAKSTPVNYFWYRQTLNITTDISISGSLQWWLVVCLACAWLIMYICMIRGIQSVGKAVYVTTTLPYVVLTIFLVRALTLSGAADGLVYLFTPDWEILKNPQVWLDASTQIFFSLSVAFGGLIAISSYANEKNNCEKDAVIVGLINSGTSLYAAISIFAILGFKANAGFNTCLEENILALTNHFEFSDQNITRDNYDHWIKYLNQTNPDELASLQLRPCVLKTFLDQSASGTGLAFIVFTEAVLAMPGSQIWALLFFLMLFSLGLSCMFGNAEGVLRPFNDLNLLPKSVPQSLITGAFCLISFLISLIFTMGSGNYWVEVFNSYVGSVPLLIIALFELIGVVYIYGMRNFSEDIYFMTGKRPNIYWRFCWTFISPLMLLVVLIAYVVLQAQKHPTYPAWNPAYELFPKTETKPYPDFVFGIIVLLCTVPVVPIPLMALYKGIQKVRKRSSTPGGLNPYANEAFENEMQKHQEQ